A genomic segment from Phragmites australis chromosome 6, lpPhrAust1.1, whole genome shotgun sequence encodes:
- the LOC133922228 gene encoding receptor-like serine/threonine-protein kinase SD1-8 isoform X1 — MQKAALVVAVVLLAAAFAQPQQLNFLAHVEGTTLKGNSDDSLTAGQSLLSGQTLVSAQGIFELGFFSNGDNAYLGIWYKYMTPRTIIWVANRDYPINGGNASLTLSASSLDLLDRRQNKVWSSGSLDINSPQARLLDSGNLIISDTVSGNPNPLWQGFDQPCDTLLPGMRIGYDTSTNHNWKLRSWMTDSDPSPGNYYLSLDPKRLPDVLLFNGTVLIYRIGTWNGQGFSGLPALKGTSELAFNMTVGEGSAYYSFKSLDNSVLWRFVVSPDAHAHRWHSNQRNEWVEYWHLPQDQCDAYAYCGPNAACYNGDCKCLQEFVPKSPSDWSQRNYVGGCVRDVVLSCSARNGFAHLSHVKVPDTLNATMVRGKSWDDCKKLCLRNCSCSAYTIFGDSDCVVWSGDLVDIVQLTEGINDLYIRVSHSNPSHTGRNISIIVSVSVVGVVMVISALLGFCYCRSQQKHSPLAHEVFGTGHEHAPGSKIVSPLEQNLDLDAIKVATNNFAEQNSIVSSRSRTIYKGILPNFGDLAVKRLNMEVGLEELKNEVRMLARLDHPNIIRMLGSCIGNSEMVICYEYMPGGSLDAVLFAEDEKIGVPEWSSRFRIMQGICEGLLYLHEHCRIVHRDIDPSNILLSGGFIPKISDFGLAILLAQGQSEGKAEKFRGTRGYSAPELFYGKYSAKSDVYSFGVVLLEIVTGCKATSFSIEDADDLLTYVRQHWTQGTSDQLKDPRMGEAPRGEIERCIHIAVRCVQDDPLVRPTVSYIKNTLAAIRSVP, encoded by the exons ACTTTCTCGCTCATGTTGAAGGTACTACACTCAAAGGAAATTCAG ATGACTCGCTGACCGCAGGCCAATCTTTGCTAAGTGGGCAAACATTAGTGTCAGCACAAGGTATTTTTGAGCTGGGCTTCTTTTCAAATGGGGACAATGCATATCTAGGAATATGGTACAAGTACATGACACCTCGAACTATTATCTGGGTGGCAAACCGTGACTACCCAATCAACGGCGGCAATGCAAGTCTTACCCTCAGTGCAAGTTCTCTTGACCTGCTGGATAGGAGGCAAAACAAAGTGTGGTCAAGTGGCAGCCTCGACATTAACAGTCCACAAGCCCGCCTTCTTGATTCTGGCAACCTTATCATCAGCGACACAGTGTCTGGGAATCCAAATCCACTATGGCAAGGTTTTGATCAGCCCTGCGACACATTGTTGCCTGGTATGAGGATTGGGTATGACACATCCACTAATCACAATTGGAAACTCAGATCGTGGATGACTGATTCGGACCCGTCTCCTGGGAACTACTACCTCAGCCTCGATCCGAAACGACTGCCTGATGTGCTCTTGTTCAATGGCACTGTGCTGATTTACAGGATTGGGACATGGAACGGTCAGGGGTTCAGTGGCCTTCCCGCTCTGAAGGGGACAAGCGAGTTGGCCTTTAACATGACTGTTGGTGAAGGCAGTGCGTATTACTCGTTCAAATCTTTGGACAACTCAGTCCTGTGGCGATTTGTGGTGAGCCCGGATGCCCATGCCCATCGTTGGCACAGCAACCAGAGAAACGAGTGGGTAGAGTACTGGCATTTGCCTCAGGATCAATGTGATGCCTATGCCTACTGTGGGCCAAACGCGGCTTGCTACAACGGTGATTGTAAATGTCTGCAGGAATTTGTCCCCAAGTCGCCGAGCGATTGGAGCCAGAGGAACTATGTGGGTGGTTGTGTGAGGGATGTGGTGCTTTCTTGCTCAGCGCGTAACGGTTTTGCGCATTTGTCACATGTGAAGGTGCCCGACACGTTGAATGCAACCATGGTTCGAGGCAAGAGCTGGGATGATTGCAAAAAGCTGTGCTTGAGAAACTGCTCGTGCAGTGCTTATACTATTTTCGGAGATAGTGATTGTGTGGTCTGGTCAGGTGATCTGGTAGATATTGTTCAGCTTACTGAAGGGATCAATGATTTGTACATTCGAGTTTCTCATAGCAATCCGTCTCATACAG GTCGAAACATTAGTATCATTGTTTCTGTTTCTGTCGTTGGAGTGGTGATGGTAATTTCTGCATTGCTAGGCTTTTGTTATTGCCGAAGTCAACAAAAGCATTCACCTCTAGCACATG AAGTGTTTGGAACAGGACATGAGCATGCACCAGGGTCCAAGATTGTCTCTCCCCTTGAGCAGAATTTAGACTTGGATGCTATTAAAGTTGCCACCAATAATTTTGCTGAGCAAAATAGTATTGTTTCTTCCCGATCTAGAACCATCTACAAG GGAATACTACCAAATTTTGGGGATTTGGCAGTCAAAAGATTAAACATGGAAGTAGGACTTGAGGAGCTAAAAAATGAGGTGAGGATGCTCGCGAGGCTTGACCATCCAAACATCATAAGGATGCTGGGTTCTTGCATAGGGAATAGCGAGATGGTGATATGCTACGAATATATGCCTGGTGGTAGCCTTGATGCAGTCCTTTTTG CTGAAGATGAGAAGATTGGAGTCCCTGAGTGGTCTTCACGTTTTCGCATCATGCAAGGGATTTGTGAAGGACTGTTATATCTACATGAACACTGCAGAATTGTTCATCGTGATATAGACCCTAGTAATATCCTACTCAGCGGGGGCTTCATCCCCAAAATTTCAGACTTTGGTCTTGCAATTCTGCTTGCTCAAGGTCAGTCTGAAGGGAAGGCTGAGAAGTTCCGGGGAACACG TGGTTACAGTGCTCCGGAGTTGTTTTACGGCAAGTACTCAGCAAAGTCAGATGTGTACAGCTTCGGCGTTGTACTTCTGGAGATTGTAACAGGCTGCAAAGCTACATCATTTTCTATAGAAGATGCTGATGATCTCCTTACATAT GTTCGACAACACTGGACTCAGGGAACATCAGATCAGTTGAAGGATCCAAGAATGGGGGAAGCTCCCAGAGGGGAGATAGAAAGATGCATCCATATAGCGGTCCGTTGCGTCCAGGATGATCCACTTGTGAGGCCTACCGTATCGTACATCAAGAACACATTAGCAGCCATTCGGTCCGTTCCTTGA
- the LOC133922228 gene encoding receptor-like serine/threonine-protein kinase SD1-8 isoform X6, whose protein sequence is MQKAALVVAVVLLAAAFAQPQQLNFLAHVEGTTLKGNSDDSLTAGQSLLSGQTLVSAQGIFELGFFSNGDNAYLGIWYKYMTPRTIIWVANRDYPINGGNASLTLSASSLDLLDRRQNKVWSSGSLDINSPQARLLDSGNLIISDTVSGNPNPLWQGFDQPCDTLLPGMRIGYDTSTNHNWKLRSWMTDSDPSPGNYYLSLDPKRLPDVLLFNGTVLIYRIGTWNGQGFSGLPALKGTSELAFNMTVGEGSAYYSFKSLDNSVLWRFVVSPDAHAHRWHSNQRNEWVEYWHLPQDQCDAYAYCGPNAACYNGDCKCLQEFVPKSPSDWSQRNYVGGCVRDVVLSCSARNGFAHLSHVKVPDTLNATMVRGKSWDDCKKLCLRNCSCSAYTIFGDSDCVVWSGDLVDIVQLTEGINDLYIRVSHSNPSHTGRNISIIVSVSVVGVVMVISALLGFCYCRSQQKHSPLAHEVFGTGHEHAPGSKIVSPLEQNLDLDAIKVATNNFAEQNSIVSSRSRTIYKGILPNFGDLAVKRLNMEVGLEELKNEVRMLARLDHPNIIRMLGSCIGNSEMVICYEYMPGGSLDAVLFAEDEKIGVPEWSSRFRIMQGICEGLLYLHEHCRIVHRDIDPSNILLSGGFIPKISDFGLAILLAQGQSEGKAEKFRGTRGYSAPELFYGKYSAKSDVYSFGVVLLEIVTGCKATSFSIEDADDLLTYVSKMPLILHNEAISPQVSDCKCGRT, encoded by the exons ACTTTCTCGCTCATGTTGAAGGTACTACACTCAAAGGAAATTCAG ATGACTCGCTGACCGCAGGCCAATCTTTGCTAAGTGGGCAAACATTAGTGTCAGCACAAGGTATTTTTGAGCTGGGCTTCTTTTCAAATGGGGACAATGCATATCTAGGAATATGGTACAAGTACATGACACCTCGAACTATTATCTGGGTGGCAAACCGTGACTACCCAATCAACGGCGGCAATGCAAGTCTTACCCTCAGTGCAAGTTCTCTTGACCTGCTGGATAGGAGGCAAAACAAAGTGTGGTCAAGTGGCAGCCTCGACATTAACAGTCCACAAGCCCGCCTTCTTGATTCTGGCAACCTTATCATCAGCGACACAGTGTCTGGGAATCCAAATCCACTATGGCAAGGTTTTGATCAGCCCTGCGACACATTGTTGCCTGGTATGAGGATTGGGTATGACACATCCACTAATCACAATTGGAAACTCAGATCGTGGATGACTGATTCGGACCCGTCTCCTGGGAACTACTACCTCAGCCTCGATCCGAAACGACTGCCTGATGTGCTCTTGTTCAATGGCACTGTGCTGATTTACAGGATTGGGACATGGAACGGTCAGGGGTTCAGTGGCCTTCCCGCTCTGAAGGGGACAAGCGAGTTGGCCTTTAACATGACTGTTGGTGAAGGCAGTGCGTATTACTCGTTCAAATCTTTGGACAACTCAGTCCTGTGGCGATTTGTGGTGAGCCCGGATGCCCATGCCCATCGTTGGCACAGCAACCAGAGAAACGAGTGGGTAGAGTACTGGCATTTGCCTCAGGATCAATGTGATGCCTATGCCTACTGTGGGCCAAACGCGGCTTGCTACAACGGTGATTGTAAATGTCTGCAGGAATTTGTCCCCAAGTCGCCGAGCGATTGGAGCCAGAGGAACTATGTGGGTGGTTGTGTGAGGGATGTGGTGCTTTCTTGCTCAGCGCGTAACGGTTTTGCGCATTTGTCACATGTGAAGGTGCCCGACACGTTGAATGCAACCATGGTTCGAGGCAAGAGCTGGGATGATTGCAAAAAGCTGTGCTTGAGAAACTGCTCGTGCAGTGCTTATACTATTTTCGGAGATAGTGATTGTGTGGTCTGGTCAGGTGATCTGGTAGATATTGTTCAGCTTACTGAAGGGATCAATGATTTGTACATTCGAGTTTCTCATAGCAATCCGTCTCATACAG GTCGAAACATTAGTATCATTGTTTCTGTTTCTGTCGTTGGAGTGGTGATGGTAATTTCTGCATTGCTAGGCTTTTGTTATTGCCGAAGTCAACAAAAGCATTCACCTCTAGCACATG AAGTGTTTGGAACAGGACATGAGCATGCACCAGGGTCCAAGATTGTCTCTCCCCTTGAGCAGAATTTAGACTTGGATGCTATTAAAGTTGCCACCAATAATTTTGCTGAGCAAAATAGTATTGTTTCTTCCCGATCTAGAACCATCTACAAG GGAATACTACCAAATTTTGGGGATTTGGCAGTCAAAAGATTAAACATGGAAGTAGGACTTGAGGAGCTAAAAAATGAGGTGAGGATGCTCGCGAGGCTTGACCATCCAAACATCATAAGGATGCTGGGTTCTTGCATAGGGAATAGCGAGATGGTGATATGCTACGAATATATGCCTGGTGGTAGCCTTGATGCAGTCCTTTTTG CTGAAGATGAGAAGATTGGAGTCCCTGAGTGGTCTTCACGTTTTCGCATCATGCAAGGGATTTGTGAAGGACTGTTATATCTACATGAACACTGCAGAATTGTTCATCGTGATATAGACCCTAGTAATATCCTACTCAGCGGGGGCTTCATCCCCAAAATTTCAGACTTTGGTCTTGCAATTCTGCTTGCTCAAGGTCAGTCTGAAGGGAAGGCTGAGAAGTTCCGGGGAACACG TGGTTACAGTGCTCCGGAGTTGTTTTACGGCAAGTACTCAGCAAAGTCAGATGTGTACAGCTTCGGCGTTGTACTTCTGGAGATTGTAACAGGCTGCAAAGCTACATCATTTTCTATAGAAGATGCTGATGATCTCCTTACATATGTAAGTAAAATGCCACTCATTCTCCACAATGAAGCTATTAGCCCACAGGTATCTGACTGTAAGTGCGGTAGAACCTAA